The genomic stretch ACAGACACATTAAATAATATGGCTGGTGTAAGTAATGTAAAAGTAGAAGTAAACCTTGAAGGTAGTGAAAAGAAAGTTTATCAAACAAATAAAACAAATCGTACTCAGGAAACTGATGAAACAGATAAACAAGGCGGGAAAAGAAATATTGATGATCAATCTCAAGAAGAGCAAGTAGTCATTATAGATAACGGTGATAAACAAGAACCTGTTGTAGTCGAAACTGAAATGCCAAGAATTAGAGGAGTACTTGTAATTGCTAAGGGCGCAGATAATCTTGAAGTAAAAAGCATGATTCGAGAAGCTGTAACACGATTACTTGATGTACCAAGCTATCGTGTATCTGTATTACCAAAAAAATAAGAGGAAGAAGGTAAAATTTAAATGAAAAAACAAACAATTTGGTTACTAACAATGTTGAGTTTAGTTGTTGTATTATCAGTGTATTATGTCACAACGCCTGATAAATTAAAAACTACAAGTTTTATGGACATGAATAATAATACTGATACAAGTTCATTAGATTCAACTCCTAAAGACACTAAGAAATCAGATTCTTCTAAACAAAACGATAAAGAAACTACTTCTCAAGAAAATTCAACTAGTGAAGTATTCCTAAAACAACGTATGGAACAAGAAGATCAAAGAAGTCAATTAATCGATGAATATAAAGCTACTGTAGACTCTGCAACTGCAACTGCAGAAGAAAAAAGTGAAGCATTTACTAATATGAATGAGCTTCAAAAATTAACTGCATTAGAATCAGATGTAGAAACAATGATTAAAGAAGCAGGTTATAAAGATGCATTAGTTCGTACAGACAAAGACGAAGTAAAAGTAGATGTAACTTCATCTAAAGCAAGTAGAAAAGCA from Arthrobacter citreus encodes the following:
- the spoIIIAG gene encoding stage III sporulation protein AG, whose product is MKKKIPPIKLADFLKGNGDDKTSSEKGQSPFKFSRKYVLALLGLGICWMLASGLFANANQKTNSMISPMSTETSGKPKNENAVETLGSGGGNSSSSKIEEFERKYEQQLTDTLNNMAGVSNVKVEVNLEGSEKKVYQTNKTNRTQETDETDKQGGKRNIDDQSQEEQVVIIDNGDKQEPVVVETEMPRIRGVLVIAKGADNLEVKSMIREAVTRLLDVPSYRVSVLPKK
- a CDS encoding SpoIIIAH-like family protein, which translates into the protein MKKQTIWLLTMLSLVVVLSVYYVTTPDKLKTTSFMDMNNNTDTSSLDSTPKDTKKSDSSKQNDKETTSQENSTSEVFLKQRMEQEDQRSQLIDEYKATVDSATATAEEKSEAFTNMNELQKLTALESDVETMIKEAGYKDALVRTDKDEVKVDVTSSKASRKAANDIIQMTRSVLGEKLVVVQFQVK